CAACGTCTGAGCCTGCCAGCAGTCACCCGTCCGGCGCCGTGCACTGTGTGTACGGCGCCGGACGCGCTTTACAACGATCCACCGGCCGAGATCACCGGCCGGGCTTCACCGCCGGCCCGCCATGCGGGCGCGCCGCGATCACCACGTCGTCCGGGGAGGACCACAACATGGGCGTCACACTCGCCAAGGGGGGCAACGTCTCCCTGTCCAAGGCCGCACCGAACCTCACCCGGGTCCTGGTCGGTCTCGGTTGGGACGCGCGCTCGACCACGGGGGCCGATTTCGACCTCGACGCCAGCGCGCTGCTGTGCCGCGACGGCCGGGTCCTGGGGGACGCGTACTTCGTCTTCTACAACAATCTGAAGAGCCCCGAGGGCTCCGTCGAACACACGGGGGACAACCTCACCGGCGAGGGTGAGGGCGACGACGAATCGATCATCATCGACCTGACCAAGGTGCCGGTCGAGGTCGACAAGATCGTCTTCCCGGTCTCGATCCACGAGGCGGAGGCCCGCCGCCAGAGCTTCGGCCAGGTCAGCAATGCCTTCATCCGCGTGGTGAACGAATCGGACGGCCAGGAACTGGCGCGTTACGACCTCACCGAGGACGCCTCCAGCGAGACCGCGATGATCTTCGGCGAGGTCTACCGGTACGGCGGCGAATGGAAGTTCCGAGCGGTGGGGCAGGGGTACGCGTCGGGGCTCCGGGGCATCGCTCTAGACTTCGGGGTCAACGTTTCGTAAAGCCGTACAAGACGATGGGGTGCCAGTGGTTCTCAAAACCTTCGGCTGGTCGTTCGCAGTCACTGCGCTCGGTCTGGTCGCAGCGGGGTTCTACGGGGGAATGACCGGACTCGGGATCGTCGCGATCCTGTCCATCCTTGAGATCTCGCTGTCCTTCGACAACGCGGTGGTCAACGCCGGAATCCTGAAGAAGATGAACGCCTTCTGGCAGAAGATCTTCCTCACGATCGGCGTGCTCATCGCTGTGTTCGGCATGCGCCTGGTCTTCCCCGTCGTGATCGTCGCGGTCACCGCAGGCATCGGCCCCATCGAGGCCGTCGACCTGGCGCTGAACGACAAGGACATGTACCAGCAGCTGGTCACGGACGCCCACCCGGCGATCGCGGCCTTCGGCGGCATGTTCCTGCTGATGATCTTCCTCGACTTCATCTTCGAGGACCGGGACATCAAGTGGCTCGCGTGGCTGGAACGCCCGCTCGCCAAGCTGGGCAAGATCGACATGCTGTCGGCGTGCATCGCGCTGATCGCCCTGCTGATCACCTCCGCGACCTTCGCCGCCAACGCCCACCAGCACGGCGGGGCGCACGTGGACAAGGCGCAGACCGTCCTGGTCTCCGGCATCGCCGGCCTGATCACCTACATGATCGTCGGCGGTCTCTCCGGATACTTCGAGAACCGCCTCGAAGAAGAGGAAGAGGCCGAGCACGAGGCCGAGGAAGCGGCCAAGAAGAGCGGCAATCCCGTCTCGGCCGTCGCCATGGCCGGCAAGGCAGCCTTCTTCATGTTCCTCTACCTCGAAGTCCTCGACGCCTCCTTCTCCTTCGACGGGGTCATCGGCGCCTTCGCCATCACCAACGACATCGTGCTGATGGCCCTCGGCCTCGGCATCGGTGCCATGTACGTCCGGTCGCTCACGGTCTACCTGGTCCGCCAGGGCACCCTCGACGACTACGTCTACCTGGAGCACGGCGCGCACTACGCCATCGGCGCGCTCGCCGTGATCCTGCTCGTCACCATCCAGTACGAGATCCACGAGGTCATCACCGGCCTCGTCGGCGTGCTGCTCATCGCCTGGTCCTTCTGGTCCTCGGTGCGCCGCAACAAGCGCTTGGAACTGGAGGGTTCCGCCGCCGAGGCATGATCACGGCGGTAATGCGGAACGCTCCATCTGCGGGGCGGCCGGGCTGGTCTGCGGACCTTCCCGGCCGCCCCGTCCGCGTAGGCCGCGCTGTCCGCAAAGCGCTGTCCGCACAGCGCTGTCCGCACAGCATGAGGGGGGTAGGGGAATGGGATTCTTCGACGGGATCAGGGGCAGCCGGGCCCTGCAGTTCGACTCGGGCGGCGCTTCGGCGGCGATCGAGCTGACCAAGCGGCATCCGACGGTGTCGCTCACCAAACAGGGGGCGGTCCACGGCAACCTCCGGGTCAACCTGTCCTGGCGCATGCGCAGCTCGGACATCGGCGGCCGCAGCGGCAGCGAGGGCGGCCGGCTTCTGCGCCACCCGTTCAAGCTGTTCAAGCCCGACATGGTGCAGGCGCACACCCAGGGCATGGTCAACGTCGACCTGGACCTCGGCTGCCTCTACGAGCTGGCCGACGGCACCCGGGGCGTCGTCCAGCCGCTGGGCAACCTGCACGGCGACATCAACAGCCCGCCGTACGTGAAGCTCAGCGGCGACGACAGGTTCGGGGCGCCCTCCGGGGAGACGGTCTTCGTCAACCTCGACCACGCCGACGAGATCAAGCGGCTGCTGGTGTTCGTCTACATCTACGACCAGACCCCGGCCTTCGACCGGACGCACGCCATGGTCACCCTGTACCCGATCACCGGGCCGCGAATCGAGATCCCGCTGGAGGAGCGCCAGCCGCAGGCCCGCTCCTGCGCGGTGCTCAGCCTGGAGCACGTCAAGGGCGAGCTGATCGTGCGGCGCGAGGTGAAGTTCGTGTACGGGTTCCAGGCCGAGCTGGACCGGCTGTACGGGTGGGGCCTGCAGTGGGGGCGGGGCTACAAGAGCACCAAGGCCTGACCGGGTCCCTGTCCGAGGGCTGACCGGGGCTGACCGGGGCCCCGGGCGGGGTCCCGGTCAGGCGGGCGTCAGCGGCGGATGAACTGCGGGCCCTGCACCGGAAGCCGGAACGTCGGGTCGCCGCCCGGCGCCGGCACCGGCGCCGGGGACACCGGCTGCGGGTACCCGTACGCCGGCTGCGCGGCCGGCGGGGCCTGCGTCAGCGGCGCCGGCGGGGTCGGCGGGCGCATCGCGGCCGTCTGCTCGGCGGTCGGCCCGGCGGCGGGAGCCGCTCCGGACGAGGCCTCGGCGGCGTTCTCGTCGACGGAGATCCCGTGGTCGGTCGCCAGCCCGACGAGGCCGTTCGAGTAGCCCTCGCCCAGTGCGCGGAACTTCCACCCGTCACCGCGGCGGTACAGCTCCCCGCAGATCAGGGCCGTCTCGGCGCCGGTCTCGGGCTGTACGTCGAAGTAGGCCAGCGGCTCGGAGCCACCGGTCGCCGTGGCGTCGTACAGCAGGATCCGCAGGTCCCGGACCCGCTCGAACGGCACGTCCTCGGCCGAGGCCACCACCAGGACCCGGTCCACGACCGGCGGCACCGCACGCAGGTCCGCCTGCACGGCATCGGTGATCCCGTCGCCGAGCTGCTTCTTGCCGAGCCGCCAGACGGATCCCGAGGGGTGCCGGGGCTGGTTGTAGAACACGAAGTCCTCGTCCGAGCGCACGCGCCCGTCCGGGCCCACGAGCAGCGCCGAGGCATCGACGTCCGGCACCTCGGGGCCGCCGGTCCAGCGCAGCACCGCCCGGACCGCCACGGCGGTCACCGGGATGTTCGAGCCCTTCTGCATCGCGTGCGTCATGCCCGTCATCCTGCCCTCCCGGGGCGGCGCGGAACAACGCGGCCCCCCGCAGGGCCTTGTCCCGGACGAAAGACCTGGGCATGGTGCAAGAGGGTTACCTGAACTTCATGTGCTTGAGGAACTCTTGACTCATATTCGTACGTACTATTACCGGCCACGCCAGTTGGGCCGCCGAGGCAGTACGGGGGAAGCACATGCGTCACTTTGGGCACGTATCGCCCACCGTCCGTAAGGACCTCTTCCACCAGGAGCCGGCCGAGTTCACCGCCGCCTCGCCCGCCCGCATTCTGGCCGCCGCCCTCGGAGCCACCCTCTACAGCCCCGCCACCCGCCCCCACCTCGCCGCGGACGTCCACAAGCAGGCCGGCCGCGGAGTCGTCTCCATGGTCCTCTGCCTGGAGGATTCCATCAGCGATGCCGAGGTCGCGGACGCAGAGGACAACCTCGTCCGGCAGTTCGCCGCCCTCGACGCCGACGGCGGGGAGCTCCCGCTCCTCTTCATCCGGGTCCGCACCCCCGAGCAGATACCCGACCTCGTGCACCGCCTCGGCGGCTCCGCACGAAGACTGGCCGGATTCGTACTCCCCAAGTTCACCGAGAACCGCGGAACCGCCTTTCTCGACGCCGTCGCCCAGGCCGAGGCGGAAAGCGGACAGCACCCGCTGTACGCGATGCCCGTCCTGGAGACCCCCGACCTCCTCCACCTCGAAACCCGCGTCGAAGCCCTCGCCGGCATCTCCCGCACCGTCAACCGGTACCGCGACCGCGTCCTGGCCCTGCGCCTGGGCGTCACCGACTTCTGCTCGGTCTACGGACTGCGCCGCACCCCGGACATGACCGCCTACGACGTCCAGATCGTCGCCGGAGTGATCGCCGACGTGGTGAACGTGCTCAGCCGCGCCGACGGCACCGGCTTCACGGTGACCGGACCCGTCTGGGAGTACTTCCGCAGCCAGCAGCGCCTGTTCAAGCCCCAGCTGCGCCGCAGCCCCTTCCTCCAGGAAGGTGCCGAAGAGCTGCGCACCACCCTCATCGAGCACGACCTCGACGGGCTGCTGCGCGAGATCGAACTCGACCGGGCCAACGGACTCCTCGGCAAGACCTGCATCCACCCCGCCCACGTCACACCCGTCCACGCACTGTCGGTGGTCTCCCACGAGGAGTTCAGCGACGCCCAGGACATCCTGCGCCCCGAGCGCGGCGGGGGTGGAGTCATGCGCTCCGCCTACACGAACAAGATGAACGAAGTGAAGCCCCACCGGGCCTGGGCCGAGCGCACCATGCTGCGCGCCGAGGTCTTCGGTGTGGCGAAGGAGGAGGTCGGCTTCGTCGACCTGCTCACGGCGGGGCTCCAGGTGTGAGCCCGCCCTCGAACCCCTCGAGTTCCTCGAAAAACATGAACGGCTTGAACACGGAGAGAGGCAAGACGAT
The Streptomyces sp. NBC_01296 DNA segment above includes these coding regions:
- a CDS encoding TerD family protein; this encodes MGVTLAKGGNVSLSKAAPNLTRVLVGLGWDARSTTGADFDLDASALLCRDGRVLGDAYFVFYNNLKSPEGSVEHTGDNLTGEGEGDDESIIIDLTKVPVEVDKIVFPVSIHEAEARRQSFGQVSNAFIRVVNESDGQELARYDLTEDASSETAMIFGEVYRYGGEWKFRAVGQGYASGLRGIALDFGVNVS
- a CDS encoding DUF475 domain-containing protein — translated: MVLKTFGWSFAVTALGLVAAGFYGGMTGLGIVAILSILEISLSFDNAVVNAGILKKMNAFWQKIFLTIGVLIAVFGMRLVFPVVIVAVTAGIGPIEAVDLALNDKDMYQQLVTDAHPAIAAFGGMFLLMIFLDFIFEDRDIKWLAWLERPLAKLGKIDMLSACIALIALLITSATFAANAHQHGGAHVDKAQTVLVSGIAGLITYMIVGGLSGYFENRLEEEEEAEHEAEEAAKKSGNPVSAVAMAGKAAFFMFLYLEVLDASFSFDGVIGAFAITNDIVLMALGLGIGAMYVRSLTVYLVRQGTLDDYVYLEHGAHYAIGALAVILLVTIQYEIHEVITGLVGVLLIAWSFWSSVRRNKRLELEGSAAEA
- a CDS encoding TerD family protein; translated protein: MGFFDGIRGSRALQFDSGGASAAIELTKRHPTVSLTKQGAVHGNLRVNLSWRMRSSDIGGRSGSEGGRLLRHPFKLFKPDMVQAHTQGMVNVDLDLGCLYELADGTRGVVQPLGNLHGDINSPPYVKLSGDDRFGAPSGETVFVNLDHADEIKRLLVFVYIYDQTPAFDRTHAMVTLYPITGPRIEIPLEERQPQARSCAVLSLEHVKGELIVRREVKFVYGFQAELDRLYGWGLQWGRGYKSTKA
- a CDS encoding TerD family protein, producing the protein MTHAMQKGSNIPVTAVAVRAVLRWTGGPEVPDVDASALLVGPDGRVRSDEDFVFYNQPRHPSGSVWRLGKKQLGDGITDAVQADLRAVPPVVDRVLVVASAEDVPFERVRDLRILLYDATATGGSEPLAYFDVQPETGAETALICGELYRRGDGWKFRALGEGYSNGLVGLATDHGISVDENAAEASSGAAPAAGPTAEQTAAMRPPTPPAPLTQAPPAAQPAYGYPQPVSPAPVPAPGGDPTFRLPVQGPQFIRR
- a CDS encoding HpcH/HpaI aldolase/citrate lyase family protein, which translates into the protein MRHFGHVSPTVRKDLFHQEPAEFTAASPARILAAALGATLYSPATRPHLAADVHKQAGRGVVSMVLCLEDSISDAEVADAEDNLVRQFAALDADGGELPLLFIRVRTPEQIPDLVHRLGGSARRLAGFVLPKFTENRGTAFLDAVAQAEAESGQHPLYAMPVLETPDLLHLETRVEALAGISRTVNRYRDRVLALRLGVTDFCSVYGLRRTPDMTAYDVQIVAGVIADVVNVLSRADGTGFTVTGPVWEYFRSQQRLFKPQLRRSPFLQEGAEELRTTLIEHDLDGLLREIELDRANGLLGKTCIHPAHVTPVHALSVVSHEEFSDAQDILRPERGGGGVMRSAYTNKMNEVKPHRAWAERTMLRAEVFGVAKEEVGFVDLLTAGLQV